One window of the Conexibacter sp. SYSU D00693 genome contains the following:
- a CDS encoding acyltransferase: MSRPRDAALDGLRAVAALAVLAYHAWLYSLPRVTASTRETTVDAVAHELRLGLVLFFVLTGYLLFGPWVRAAMDGGVAGPSVRRYARRRAARILPAYWLALAGSIALLWPREGTPGVRLPPEDDLWLFVVLGQDFKTSTLLKLDPPMWTLTVEATFYVLLPLLGAGALWLARGRLRGAPAAGPVAVAVALLVGGVAWNWWTSDRDLPPTVTKVLPAMAPYFAVGMLAAVAVRGRRLDGRAVGVLVALGALLVAGNGWWAYREALEGSTAIELRIVRDLPAAIGFALVVGAVAAAAQVPRGLGSRPLAWTGKVSYGLYLWHVPVLLVARAEGLLPASAFGAFAVALPPSLAVAAVSWYLVERPAMAWARGPQPSAGAAGSGSRQRAWASRPAMTVPVPSHQGQGTVDAEPPRFDTT, translated from the coding sequence GTGAGCCGCCCGCGCGACGCCGCGCTCGACGGTCTGCGCGCCGTCGCGGCGCTGGCGGTGCTCGCGTACCACGCGTGGCTGTACTCGCTGCCGCGCGTCACCGCCTCCACGCGCGAGACGACCGTCGACGCGGTCGCCCACGAGCTCCGGCTCGGCCTCGTCCTCTTCTTCGTCCTGACCGGCTACCTGCTGTTCGGGCCGTGGGTGCGCGCGGCGATGGACGGCGGCGTCGCCGGGCCGTCCGTGCGGCGCTACGCGCGGCGCCGCGCTGCGCGGATCCTGCCGGCCTACTGGCTCGCGCTCGCAGGGTCCATCGCGCTGCTGTGGCCTCGGGAGGGCACGCCCGGCGTCCGCCTCCCACCCGAGGACGACCTCTGGCTGTTCGTCGTGCTGGGGCAGGACTTCAAGACGTCGACCCTGCTCAAGCTCGACCCGCCGATGTGGACGCTGACGGTCGAGGCGACGTTCTACGTCCTGCTCCCGCTGCTCGGCGCCGGCGCGCTCTGGCTCGCGCGTGGCCGGCTGCGTGGGGCGCCTGCGGCCGGGCCCGTGGCAGTGGCGGTCGCGCTGCTCGTCGGGGGCGTCGCCTGGAACTGGTGGACCAGCGACCGCGACCTGCCGCCCACCGTGACCAAGGTCCTGCCCGCCATGGCGCCGTACTTCGCCGTGGGCATGCTCGCCGCGGTCGCCGTCCGCGGTCGTCGCCTGGACGGCCGCGCCGTCGGCGTCCTCGTCGCGCTCGGAGCGCTCCTCGTCGCCGGCAACGGGTGGTGGGCCTACCGCGAGGCCCTCGAGGGCTCGACCGCGATCGAGCTGCGCATCGTCCGCGACCTCCCCGCGGCGATCGGCTTCGCGCTGGTCGTCGGCGCCGTCGCGGCGGCCGCCCAGGTGCCCCGCGGCCTGGGATCGCGCCCGCTCGCGTGGACCGGCAAGGTCAGCTACGGCCTGTACCTCTGGCACGTGCCGGTGCTGCTCGTCGCGCGCGCGGAGGGCCTCCTCCCCGCCTCGGCCTTCGGCGCCTTCGCCGTCGCGCTCCCGCCGTCGCTCGCGGTGGCGGCGGTCAGCTGGTACCTCGTCGAGCGCCCGGCGATGGCCTGGGCCCGCGGCCCTCAGCCCTCAGCCGGTGCGGCCGGCTCGGGCTCGCGCCAGCGCGCCTGGGCGTCGCGCCCGGCGATGACCGTCCCGGTCCCGTCGCACCAGGGGCAGGGCACCGTCGACGCCGAACCACCCAGGTTCGACACGACCTGA
- a CDS encoding type IV pilin protein, with translation MLQRFKNDEGGFTLIELLVVILIIGILAAIALPTFLGQQKKGQDSAAKSDARNAVTQIEACYTDKQDYALCDGANEAAGTDELPELNSKIGTGEEQIVIAGTATGWSVVAKSKAKTGANNHTFTIAKNATTGEITRVCSPAGEGGCGGSGGGNNGTW, from the coding sequence GTGCTGCAGCGCTTCAAGAACGACGAGGGCGGCTTCACGCTCATCGAGCTCCTCGTCGTCATCCTGATCATCGGCATCCTCGCCGCGATCGCCCTCCCGACGTTCCTCGGCCAGCAGAAGAAGGGCCAGGACTCCGCCGCCAAGTCGGATGCCCGCAACGCGGTCACCCAGATCGAGGCGTGCTACACGGACAAGCAGGACTACGCCCTGTGCGACGGCGCCAACGAGGCCGCCGGCACCGACGAGCTCCCCGAGCTGAACAGCAAGATCGGCACGGGCGAGGAGCAGATCGTCATCGCCGGCACCGCCACGGGCTGGTCGGTCGTCGCCAAGTCCAAGGCCAAGACCGGCGCCAACAACCACACGTTCACGATCGCCAAGAACGCCACGACCGGCGAGATCACCCGCGTCTGCTCGCCGGCCGGCGAGGGCGGCTGCGGCGGCTCGGGCGGCGGCAACAACGGCACCTGGTAG
- a CDS encoding type IV pilin protein, translating to MHKREEGFTLIELLVVILVIGILAAIALPMFLGQQQKGQDADAKAAARNLVTQIENCVTETQDYRDCQDAGLQAQGGLAAPLGTDPGEVTVDAATQTTWHLVATSEAKTGGVQHRFFLERTSTADVTRTCTPAGKGGCGAPTADPGDAADVGGW from the coding sequence ATGCACAAGCGCGAAGAGGGCTTCACGCTCATCGAGCTGCTCGTCGTGATCCTGGTGATCGGGATCCTTGCGGCGATCGCCCTGCCGATGTTCCTCGGCCAGCAGCAGAAGGGCCAGGACGCCGACGCCAAGGCGGCGGCGCGCAACCTGGTCACGCAGATCGAGAACTGCGTGACGGAGACCCAGGACTACCGCGACTGCCAGGACGCCGGCCTGCAGGCCCAGGGCGGGCTCGCCGCCCCGCTGGGCACCGACCCGGGCGAGGTGACCGTCGACGCGGCGACCCAGACGACCTGGCACCTCGTGGCCACGTCCGAGGCCAAGACCGGCGGCGTCCAACACCGGTTCTTCCTCGAGCGGACCTCGACGGCCGACGTCACCCGCACGTGCACGCCGGCCGGCAAGGGCGGCTGCGGCGCACCGACGGCCGACCCCGGCGACGCCGCCGACGTCGGCGGCTGGTAG
- a CDS encoding carboxypeptidase-like regulatory domain-containing protein, which produces MSRWRNLRCEAGYALLEAVVGAAVLAVIALGTLPLLDALASQSGRTRDRGVETQLAQSDLERMRAMDVRDLAHHHRTTPVKVGRLNYLVTSDAEWMRDAGGVVSCTADPQAVDYLRIRSTVRPAGTNKHHDPTVMESLVSPPVGGFGVNSGTLAVSVLDGDSAPVAGLDISAGNQTVPTTDAGCAVLGGLKSGSQQVTFSRPGYVLPTGEEQVALTANVLAGATSTVSYQYDRAGSAPVAFDTVPSSGLPAVAAASRTVSLSHTTLTGDRAFTAAAPAAQLTGTSLFPFRSSYAAYGGACPGNDPTTYDADYFDSRPGLTTVPPGGTAPAVTVRMPSVWVRVLRGGSPYPGARLTFRTRLAACTETFDVQASGAGGDAKVALPFGPYTVCASDAAGRRATATISNVQPDGMAAPVSLTIPTSGTAQGACPA; this is translated from the coding sequence ATGTCCCGCTGGCGGAACTTGCGCTGCGAGGCCGGCTACGCCCTCCTCGAGGCCGTGGTCGGTGCTGCCGTCCTGGCCGTGATCGCGCTGGGGACGCTGCCGCTGCTCGACGCGCTGGCCAGCCAGAGCGGCCGCACCCGTGATCGGGGGGTCGAGACGCAGCTCGCGCAGTCCGACCTCGAGCGGATGCGGGCGATGGACGTGCGCGACCTCGCCCACCACCACCGCACCACGCCGGTGAAGGTCGGGCGCCTGAACTACCTCGTCACCTCGGACGCTGAGTGGATGCGCGACGCGGGCGGCGTCGTCTCCTGCACCGCGGACCCGCAGGCGGTCGACTACCTGCGGATCCGCTCGACGGTCCGGCCCGCGGGGACGAACAAGCACCACGACCCGACGGTCATGGAGTCCCTCGTCTCGCCGCCCGTCGGCGGCTTCGGGGTCAACAGCGGGACGCTCGCGGTCTCGGTGCTCGACGGCGACAGCGCGCCGGTCGCCGGACTGGACATCAGCGCCGGCAACCAGACGGTCCCGACGACGGACGCGGGCTGTGCGGTGCTCGGGGGCCTGAAGTCCGGCAGCCAGCAGGTCACGTTCTCGCGGCCCGGCTACGTCCTTCCGACCGGCGAGGAGCAGGTGGCCCTGACGGCGAACGTCCTCGCCGGCGCCACGAGCACCGTGAGCTACCAGTACGACCGCGCCGGCTCCGCGCCCGTCGCCTTCGACACCGTGCCGAGCAGCGGCCTGCCGGCGGTCGCCGCGGCGTCGCGCACGGTGAGCCTCTCCCACACGACGCTCACCGGCGATCGCGCGTTCACCGCCGCGGCGCCCGCGGCGCAGCTCACCGGCACCAGTCTCTTCCCGTTCCGCTCCTCCTACGCCGCCTACGGCGGCGCCTGCCCGGGCAACGACCCGACGACCTACGACGCCGACTACTTCGACAGCCGCCCCGGCCTGACGACGGTCCCGCCTGGCGGGACGGCGCCCGCGGTGACCGTCCGCATGCCCAGCGTCTGGGTGCGCGTCCTGCGCGGGGGCTCGCCCTACCCCGGAGCGCGGCTCACCTTCCGCACGCGTCTCGCCGCCTGCACCGAGACCTTCGACGTGCAGGCCAGCGGCGCGGGCGGCGACGCGAAGGTCGCGCTGCCCTTCGGTCCGTACACCGTCTGCGCCTCGGACGCCGCCGGCCGGCGCGCGACGGCGACCATCTCCAACGTGCAGCCCGACGGCATGGCCGCGCCGGTCAGCCTGACGATCCCGACGTCGGGCACTGCGCAGGGGGCGTGCCCCGCATGA
- a CDS encoding PilW family protein, producing MPRMTRRRLRGEAGHSLPEMLAGMVVAAIVGWATVTLTLTGSQAATQVQDRTEANQRVRQLLDRMVTTLSSQVCIDALRPPIGEGTRDAVTFYTDLGGQDFAPEQHRLAYDAATRTVTETVWAGAGTPPDVTFPGPGVTRVLATDVEPGPDGLLRYFAFTPAQPTKPEVELPVPISATDARRIVRIHLSVRATPERRAADLRSASQDADAFVGSLEATTDPTNGPRCT from the coding sequence GTGCCCCGCATGACCCGCCGGCGGCTGCGCGGCGAGGCGGGTCACAGCCTGCCCGAGATGCTGGCGGGCATGGTGGTCGCGGCGATCGTCGGGTGGGCGACGGTGACGCTGACGTTGACCGGCTCGCAGGCGGCCACGCAGGTGCAGGACCGCACGGAGGCCAACCAGCGCGTCCGCCAGCTGCTGGACCGGATGGTCACCACCCTGTCGTCGCAGGTCTGCATCGACGCCCTGCGCCCGCCGATCGGCGAGGGGACCCGCGACGCGGTGACCTTCTACACCGACCTCGGCGGCCAGGACTTCGCGCCCGAGCAGCACCGCCTGGCGTACGACGCGGCGACGCGCACCGTCACCGAGACGGTGTGGGCCGGCGCCGGCACGCCACCCGACGTGACCTTCCCGGGCCCCGGGGTCACCCGGGTCCTCGCGACCGACGTCGAGCCCGGGCCTGACGGGCTTCTGCGGTACTTCGCCTTCACCCCGGCACAGCCGACGAAGCCCGAGGTCGAGCTGCCCGTCCCGATCAGCGCCACCGACGCGCGGCGCATCGTGCGCATCCACCTCTCCGTGCGGGCGACGCCAGAACGCCGCGCAGCGGACCTGCGCAGCGCGTCGCAGGACGCCGACGCGTTCGTCGGCAGCCTCGAGGCGACCACCGACCCGACCAACGGCCCGCGATGCACGTGA
- a CDS encoding PilX N-terminal domain-containing pilus assembly protein, protein MSTAERGSTLFGVLVALLLVLVAGASAMGAVEGDLPAARNDHDRKRAWEAAQAGVEWYAFQLTRDPAYWTTCTAVPPVAAGVPAPVNAAWDGTGTDPRIWRPLPQADARYTVELLPADGQAACDPAQPQTSMLQLGTLRLRVTGQARGERRSLIATFKRRGFLDFLYFTDFETLDPVTYDHLGNGASTWAQTNCAKYWRDGRGTARLWGSVTCTEIQFTTGDAIDGPLHTNDGLLVCGAPRFGRAGDRVEMSGPAPGYRVASGCSDGPQFGGARTAPATPLPMPPSNASLKALAAPAYRFTGRTSITLDGTSMTVTNAAVGTKTLPLPAPNGVVYVSSAQCGTPYRMLQDYTKPSGCGEAVVRGTYGADLTIGADDDIVIDGDVRRDGDRMLGLIANNFVRVQHKVMNRSGLACQDRSPVLRDVTIEAAILALQHSFIVDNYFCGGDLGTLHVDGAIAQRFRGPVGTGGEGSVTSGFLKDYTYDDRLKFREPPNFIDPVQAAWQLVRVTEQVPAR, encoded by the coding sequence GTGAGCACCGCTGAGCGCGGGTCCACGCTGTTCGGCGTCCTCGTCGCGCTGCTGCTCGTCCTGGTCGCGGGGGCCAGCGCCATGGGCGCCGTCGAGGGCGACCTCCCCGCGGCGCGCAACGACCACGACCGCAAGCGTGCGTGGGAGGCCGCGCAGGCGGGCGTCGAGTGGTACGCGTTCCAGCTCACGCGCGACCCCGCGTACTGGACGACGTGCACCGCGGTCCCGCCGGTGGCGGCCGGTGTCCCCGCACCGGTCAACGCCGCCTGGGACGGGACAGGGACCGACCCGCGCATCTGGCGCCCGCTGCCGCAGGCCGATGCCCGCTACACCGTCGAGCTCCTGCCCGCCGACGGCCAGGCCGCCTGCGACCCCGCCCAGCCGCAGACCTCGATGCTCCAGCTCGGCACGCTCCGCCTGCGTGTGACGGGCCAGGCGCGGGGCGAGCGGCGCAGCCTCATCGCGACCTTCAAGCGCCGCGGCTTCCTCGACTTCCTGTACTTCACCGACTTCGAGACGCTCGACCCGGTCACGTACGACCACCTGGGCAACGGCGCCTCGACCTGGGCCCAGACCAACTGCGCGAAGTACTGGCGCGACGGGCGCGGCACCGCCCGCCTCTGGGGCTCGGTGACGTGCACGGAGATCCAGTTCACGACCGGCGACGCCATCGACGGCCCGCTGCACACCAACGACGGGCTGCTCGTCTGCGGTGCCCCCCGGTTCGGTCGCGCCGGCGACCGGGTCGAGATGTCGGGGCCCGCGCCGGGCTACCGCGTCGCGAGCGGCTGCAGCGACGGCCCGCAGTTCGGCGGCGCGCGCACCGCGCCCGCCACACCGCTGCCGATGCCGCCGAGCAACGCGTCGCTCAAGGCCCTCGCCGCGCCGGCCTACCGCTTCACGGGGCGCACGTCGATCACGCTCGACGGGACCTCCATGACCGTGACGAACGCGGCGGTCGGGACGAAGACGTTGCCGCTGCCGGCGCCCAACGGCGTCGTCTACGTCTCCAGCGCCCAGTGCGGGACGCCCTACCGGATGCTCCAGGACTACACGAAGCCCTCGGGCTGCGGGGAGGCGGTCGTGCGCGGCACCTACGGCGCGGACCTCACGATCGGTGCTGACGACGACATCGTCATCGACGGCGACGTCCGCCGCGACGGTGACCGGATGCTCGGCCTCATCGCCAACAACTTCGTCCGCGTCCAGCACAAGGTCATGAACCGCTCGGGGCTGGCCTGCCAGGACCGCAGCCCGGTGCTGCGTGACGTGACGATCGAGGCGGCCATCCTCGCGCTGCAGCACTCGTTCATCGTCGACAACTACTTCTGCGGCGGGGACCTCGGGACGCTGCACGTCGACGGCGCGATCGCGCAGCGCTTCCGTGGCCCCGTGGGCACGGGCGGCGAGGGGTCGGTGACCAGCGGCTTCCTCAAGGACTACACCTACGACGACCGCCTGAAGTTCCGCGAGCCGCCGAACTTCATCGACCCCGTGCAGGCCGCGTGGCAGCTCGTGCGGGTCACCGAGCAGGTGCCGGCGCGCTGA
- a CDS encoding fibronectin type III domain-containing protein produces the protein MSRSVRRLAREERGSFVLEALVASTITLGGLLGLGLMLLQAMTTTSTTKAREQGVSVQRELVEAVRSIPYDELTAGSVVGDVQDREGSGLSDSADTGGWTVRRRGITYTLAVGVCSVDDPADGLGTHDPASFCATGTGSATPAACTPVLGADAAAGAAAAAAAAGVTLGDCGIDADLDGAVDGLVEAEAGVCLLGACPAPSPQDDTPDDYKRLVTLVRWDRGQGVRAALQSTIVPNPGLSTAPRITDIAATGSEPVLSGTSLSFSATADRPATAVRWSVDGTVGGDASGGGTGWSFTWALGHVGSTAPNDGEVLDGSYVIGAKAFDENGSPGQQRAVTVRVNRRAPYAPLQAVGGRDGAAVELQWRPSPERDVVGYRVYRETLLGALEAACGLTRRTSCRHADAPAGQALVYRVVAVDRDAAGALREGAASAPVLVAVANTPPAPPSGLVASAEDGNTVLRWQPSSGDPDAGDAVDHYRVYRDGVVVDDRYDRTGTAQELTFTDARTNGLPHTYWVAAVDTQLGESAKLGPVSP, from the coding sequence ATGTCCAGGTCGGTCCGACGACTGGCGCGCGAGGAGCGCGGCTCGTTCGTGCTCGAAGCACTCGTCGCGTCGACGATCACGCTCGGCGGGCTGCTCGGACTCGGGCTGATGCTCCTCCAGGCCATGACCACCACCTCGACGACCAAGGCCCGCGAGCAGGGCGTCAGCGTCCAGCGCGAGCTCGTCGAGGCCGTGCGGTCGATCCCCTACGACGAGCTCACCGCGGGCTCCGTGGTCGGCGACGTCCAGGACCGCGAGGGCAGCGGCCTCTCCGACAGCGCGGACACGGGCGGCTGGACCGTGCGCCGCCGCGGCATCACGTACACGCTGGCGGTCGGCGTCTGCTCCGTCGACGACCCCGCCGACGGTCTGGGCACGCACGACCCGGCGTCGTTCTGCGCGACGGGCACCGGCTCAGCCACGCCCGCCGCCTGCACGCCGGTGCTCGGCGCAGACGCCGCGGCAGGCGCCGCCGCCGCGGCCGCCGCGGCCGGGGTGACGCTCGGCGACTGCGGCATCGACGCCGACCTCGACGGGGCGGTCGACGGTCTCGTCGAGGCCGAGGCCGGCGTCTGCCTGCTCGGCGCCTGCCCGGCGCCCAGCCCGCAGGACGACACGCCCGATGACTACAAGCGGCTCGTGACGCTCGTGCGGTGGGACCGCGGCCAGGGCGTCCGTGCGGCGCTGCAGTCGACGATCGTGCCCAACCCCGGGCTCTCGACGGCGCCGCGCATCACCGACATCGCCGCGACCGGCAGCGAACCGGTGCTCAGCGGGACTTCCCTGAGCTTCTCGGCGACCGCCGACCGGCCCGCGACGGCCGTGCGCTGGTCGGTCGACGGGACGGTCGGCGGCGACGCCTCGGGCGGCGGGACCGGCTGGTCGTTCACCTGGGCGCTCGGCCACGTCGGCTCGACCGCGCCGAACGACGGCGAGGTGCTCGACGGCAGCTACGTCATCGGCGCGAAGGCCTTCGACGAGAACGGCTCGCCGGGCCAGCAGCGCGCGGTGACCGTCCGGGTGAACCGGCGGGCCCCCTACGCACCGCTGCAGGCGGTCGGCGGACGCGACGGGGCGGCGGTCGAGCTGCAGTGGCGCCCGAGCCCCGAGCGCGATGTCGTGGGCTACCGCGTCTACCGCGAGACGCTGCTCGGCGCCCTGGAGGCCGCCTGTGGCCTGACGCGCAGGACGTCCTGTCGCCACGCCGACGCGCCGGCCGGCCAGGCCCTCGTCTACCGCGTCGTCGCCGTCGACCGCGACGCCGCGGGTGCCCTGCGCGAGGGGGCGGCGTCCGCGCCCGTGCTGGTCGCCGTCGCCAACACGCCGCCCGCGCCGCCGAGCGGCCTGGTCGCCAGTGCCGAGGACGGCAACACGGTGCTGCGCTGGCAGCCCTCCTCCGGCGACCCGGACGCCGGCGACGCGGTCGACCACTACCGCGTCTACCGCGACGGCGTCGTGGTCGACGACCGCTACGACCGGACCGGGACGGCGCAGGAGCTGACCTTCACCGACGCGCGCACCAACGGCCTGCCCCACACCTACTGGGTCGCCGCGGTGGACACGCAGCTCGGCGAGTCCGCGAAGCTCGGGCCGGTGAGCCCGTGA
- a CDS encoding PilW family protein: MRAWLRGQRGEVGLVELLIGAAMMLGAVGAALTVFETALPVDAETRERNTSQDQARTALDRLARQLRNLASPTPDQPQAVDRATPFDVVFQSVDPVGPNAGTNAANVQRMRWCLDGGTPTARLYLQTQTWTTAVAPAVPSATACPGAGWSSTRVVATDVANRAADPDVPLFAVDGQSLLDVSALHAELVIDTDPGAGAPATRLATGVFLRNQNRRPVAQFTATPSAKGIVLNGSLSSDPEGQELRYRWFDGAQEIGTGVVLTHPVPTGSGHQIRLEVSDPAGLTTSSGVQELLG, encoded by the coding sequence GTGAGGGCCTGGCTGCGCGGCCAGCGCGGCGAGGTCGGCCTGGTCGAGCTCCTCATCGGGGCGGCGATGATGCTCGGCGCGGTCGGCGCGGCGCTGACCGTCTTCGAGACGGCGCTGCCGGTCGACGCCGAGACGCGCGAGCGCAACACGAGCCAGGACCAGGCGCGCACCGCGCTGGACCGCCTCGCGCGGCAGCTGCGCAACCTCGCCAGCCCGACGCCCGACCAGCCGCAGGCCGTCGACCGCGCGACGCCCTTCGACGTCGTCTTCCAGTCCGTCGACCCGGTCGGCCCGAACGCCGGCACGAACGCCGCCAACGTCCAGCGGATGCGCTGGTGCCTGGACGGCGGGACGCCCACGGCCAGGCTCTACCTCCAGACGCAGACGTGGACCACGGCGGTCGCGCCCGCCGTGCCGTCGGCGACGGCCTGCCCCGGCGCGGGCTGGTCGAGCACGCGCGTGGTGGCCACCGACGTGGCCAACCGGGCGGCCGACCCCGACGTCCCGCTCTTCGCCGTCGACGGGCAGAGCCTGCTCGACGTCTCGGCCCTGCACGCCGAGCTCGTGATCGACACCGACCCGGGCGCCGGCGCGCCGGCGACCCGCCTGGCCACCGGCGTCTTCCTGCGCAACCAGAACCGCCGGCCCGTCGCGCAGTTCACCGCGACGCCGTCGGCCAAGGGGATCGTGCTCAACGGCTCGCTGTCGTCGGACCCCGAGGGCCAGGAGCTGCGCTACCGCTGGTTCGACGGCGCCCAGGAGATCGGGACCGGGGTCGTGCTCACCCACCCGGTGCCCACCGGGAGCGGCCACCAGATCCGCCTCGAGGTCAGCGACCCGGCGGGCCTCACGACGTCGTCCGGCGTGCAGGAGCTCCTCGGATGA
- a CDS encoding A24 family peptidase: MTASLAPAALFGLLIGSFLNVVAWRLPRGESLLHPGSHCPGCDAPVRPYDNVPVFSWLVLRGRCRGCKEPISARYPVVEAVTALLWAAVVAGLWGEGADRIVLGLVLVTFLVPMTLIDLEHRIIPNKLTLPAAVLAIALGAALAPDRLPEQLAWGAGAGGFFLLAAVAHPKGMGMGDVKLAGVLGLYLGKAVAPALMVALVAGVLVGALVIARLGAEQGRRTQVPFGPFLALGAVVALFVGDGLMDSYLDRF; encoded by the coding sequence ATGACCGCGTCGCTGGCCCCGGCCGCCCTGTTCGGCCTGCTGATCGGCTCCTTCCTCAACGTCGTCGCCTGGCGCCTGCCGCGCGGCGAGTCGCTCCTGCACCCCGGCTCGCACTGCCCGGGCTGCGACGCGCCCGTGCGCCCGTACGACAACGTCCCGGTCTTCTCGTGGCTGGTGCTGCGTGGGCGCTGCCGCGGGTGCAAGGAGCCGATCTCGGCGCGCTACCCCGTCGTCGAGGCCGTCACCGCCCTGCTGTGGGCCGCCGTCGTCGCCGGCCTGTGGGGCGAGGGGGCCGACCGCATCGTCCTGGGCCTCGTCCTCGTGACCTTCCTCGTGCCGATGACGCTCATCGACCTCGAGCACCGCATCATCCCGAACAAGCTGACGCTGCCCGCCGCCGTCCTGGCGATCGCGCTCGGCGCCGCGCTGGCGCCCGACCGCCTGCCCGAGCAGCTGGCGTGGGGCGCGGGCGCGGGCGGCTTCTTCCTGCTCGCCGCGGTCGCCCACCCGAAGGGCATGGGCATGGGCGACGTCAAGCTCGCGGGCGTCCTCGGGCTCTACCTCGGCAAGGCCGTCGCGCCCGCGCTCATGGTCGCCCTGGTCGCCGGCGTCCTGGTCGGCGCGCTCGTCATCGCCCGGCTCGGCGCGGAGCAGGGCCGGCGCACCCAGGTGCCGTTCGGGCCGTTCCTCGCGCTGGGCGCCGTCGTCGCGCTGTTCGTGGGCGACGGGCTGATGGACAGCTACCTCGACCGGTTCTAG
- the pilM gene encoding type IV pilus assembly protein PilM, whose product MAKRSHTVTGLEIEPTAVHAASVSVSGTIRIEHAAIAPLDPGVVRDGEVQDPLALAEALRELFAQHKELDKRVRFGVANAKIVVRLLELPPIAETKELDAAVRFQAQDAIPMPIESAVLDWHPLDVVETEAGPRQRVLLVAARRDMVEKVLMAAQGAGLKPEGVDLSAFAMVRALHRDEPAVDPELPAGATSVLYLAVGGLTNLAVAQGTTCLFTRVLGGGLEALAVELAERRQIALGEARAALTRAGLEGDLDVDDPDVDLLLDARAALDDGVTRIASDVRNTLDFHVMQDGAAAPVGRVVLAGEAATLPGFAAALGLQLGLPVEPAIVAGAPLGLEAATLAIAAGLGVTEAPADARKGGAR is encoded by the coding sequence ATGGCCAAGCGCTCCCATACCGTCACGGGGCTCGAGATCGAGCCCACCGCCGTGCACGCCGCCAGCGTCAGCGTCAGCGGCACGATCCGCATCGAGCACGCGGCGATTGCGCCGCTCGACCCGGGCGTCGTGCGCGACGGCGAGGTCCAGGACCCGCTCGCGCTCGCCGAGGCGCTGCGCGAGCTCTTCGCGCAGCACAAGGAGCTCGACAAGCGCGTGCGCTTCGGCGTCGCCAACGCGAAGATCGTCGTGCGCCTCCTCGAGCTGCCGCCGATCGCCGAGACCAAGGAGCTCGACGCGGCGGTGCGCTTCCAGGCGCAGGACGCGATCCCGATGCCGATCGAGAGCGCGGTCCTGGACTGGCATCCGCTCGACGTCGTCGAGACCGAGGCCGGGCCGCGCCAGCGCGTGCTGCTCGTCGCCGCGCGCCGCGACATGGTCGAGAAGGTCCTCATGGCCGCCCAGGGCGCCGGGCTCAAGCCGGAGGGCGTCGACCTCTCCGCCTTCGCCATGGTCCGCGCGCTGCACCGGGACGAGCCGGCGGTCGACCCCGAGCTGCCCGCGGGCGCCACGTCGGTGCTCTACCTCGCCGTGGGCGGCCTCACGAACCTCGCCGTGGCGCAGGGCACGACCTGCCTCTTCACCCGCGTGCTGGGCGGCGGCCTCGAGGCCCTGGCCGTCGAGCTGGCCGAGCGCCGCCAGATCGCGCTGGGCGAGGCCCGCGCCGCGCTGACGCGCGCCGGCCTCGAGGGCGACCTCGACGTCGACGACCCCGACGTCGACCTCCTGCTCGACGCCCGCGCCGCGCTCGACGACGGCGTCACGCGGATCGCCTCCGACGTCCGCAACACCCTCGACTTCCACGTCATGCAGGACGGCGCCGCCGCCCCGGTCGGCCGCGTCGTCCTTGCCGGCGAGGCGGCCACGCTGCCCGGCTTCGCCGCCGCTCTGGGCCTCCAGCTCGGCCTGCCGGTCGAGCCCGCCATCGTGGCTGGTGCGCCGCTGGGCCTGGAGGCGGCGACGCTGGCCATCGCCGCCGGCCTCGGCGTGACGGAGGCTCCCGCCGACGCGCGCAAGGGAGGCGCTCGATGA